A window of the Microvirga terrae genome harbors these coding sequences:
- the fabI gene encoding enoyl-ACP reductase FabI, with amino-acid sequence MAETKATGILAGKRGLVMGVANNRSIAWGIAQAAHQHGAELAFTYQGDALKKRVEPLARELDAHVVGHCDVTDGATIDAVFEEVKRLWGSIDFVIHCIAFSDKDELTGRYVETSEGNFTKSLLISCYSFTAIAQRAEKLMNDGGSLLTLTYYGAEKWMPHYNVMGVAKAALEASVRYLAADLGPKNIRVNAISAGPIKTLAASGIGDFRYILKWNEYNSPLRRTVTIEEVGETAAYLVSDMSRGMTGEILHVDAGYHVVGMKNPEAPDLSLDKD; translated from the coding sequence ATGGCGGAGACAAAGGCCACCGGCATCCTGGCCGGTAAGCGTGGCTTGGTGATGGGCGTGGCGAACAACCGTTCGATCGCGTGGGGCATTGCCCAGGCTGCCCACCAGCACGGAGCGGAACTCGCCTTCACCTATCAGGGCGATGCCCTGAAGAAGCGTGTCGAGCCTCTGGCGCGGGAGCTCGACGCCCATGTGGTCGGCCATTGCGACGTGACGGACGGCGCCACGATCGACGCGGTGTTCGAGGAGGTGAAGCGCCTCTGGGGCTCCATCGACTTCGTCATCCACTGCATCGCCTTCTCGGACAAGGACGAGCTCACCGGCCGCTACGTGGAGACCTCCGAGGGCAATTTCACCAAGTCGCTCCTGATCTCCTGCTATTCCTTCACGGCCATCGCCCAGCGGGCCGAGAAGCTGATGAACGACGGCGGCTCGCTCCTGACGCTCACCTATTACGGCGCCGAGAAGTGGATGCCGCACTACAACGTCATGGGCGTGGCGAAGGCCGCTCTCGAGGCGTCGGTGCGCTATCTGGCGGCCGATCTCGGTCCGAAGAACATCCGCGTCAACGCCATCTCGGCCGGTCCGATCAAGACCCTCGCGGCCTCCGGCATCGGCGACTTCCGCTACATTCTCAAGTGGAACGAGTACAACTCGCCGCTGCGCCGCACGGTCACCATCGAGGAGGTCGGCGAGACCGCCGCCTATCTCGTATCCGACATGTCGCGCGGCATGACCGGCGAGATCCTCCATGTCGACGCCGGCTACCACGTGGTCGGCATGAAGAATCCTGAAGCGCCGGACTTGTCCCTCGACAAGGACTAA
- a CDS encoding DnaJ C-terminal domain-containing protein, which yields MRNPYDVLGVSRSASEAEIKKAFRKLAKTYHPDSNKDDPKAKDKFAEANSAYEILGDAQKRAQFDRGEIDAEGKPRFQGFEGFGGGRGGARSEDFSGFSGFSGFGGGSRRSSRSTFGADLGDDVFSQFFADAFRSGGEGTRQGRARSQKGEDVSATLTVTLEEVAQEAKKRIRLSTGRDVDVVIPKGVSDGQVIRLRGLGQGAPGIDPGDALLTIAFAPHERFTPDGSDLRLRLPVEIEEAVLGGPVRVPTLTGSVEMKIPPMTNSGRTFRLRGKGLPTKTGHGDLLVTTEIRLPEVVDEDLMDYARKRRSEKAK from the coding sequence ATGCGAAACCCCTACGACGTTCTAGGCGTATCCCGCTCCGCGAGCGAAGCGGAGATCAAGAAGGCGTTCCGCAAGCTCGCCAAGACCTACCATCCCGACAGCAACAAGGACGATCCTAAGGCGAAGGACAAGTTCGCCGAGGCGAACTCGGCCTACGAAATCCTTGGCGACGCCCAGAAGCGTGCCCAGTTCGACCGGGGCGAGATCGACGCGGAGGGCAAGCCGCGCTTCCAGGGCTTCGAGGGCTTCGGCGGCGGGCGCGGCGGGGCGCGGTCGGAAGATTTTTCCGGGTTCAGCGGCTTTTCCGGGTTCGGCGGCGGCTCGCGCCGGTCGAGCCGGAGCACCTTCGGGGCTGATCTCGGGGACGACGTCTTCTCCCAGTTCTTCGCCGATGCCTTCCGTTCAGGCGGCGAGGGCACCCGGCAGGGCCGCGCCCGGTCGCAAAAGGGCGAGGATGTCTCCGCCACCCTGACCGTGACCCTGGAGGAGGTCGCCCAGGAGGCCAAGAAGCGCATCCGGCTCTCCACCGGGCGCGACGTGGACGTGGTGATCCCGAAGGGCGTCAGCGACGGCCAGGTGATCCGCCTGCGCGGCCTCGGCCAGGGCGCGCCCGGCATCGATCCCGGCGATGCGCTGCTCACCATCGCGTTCGCGCCCCATGAGCGCTTCACCCCGGACGGGTCCGATCTGCGCCTGCGCCTGCCGGTCGAGATCGAGGAGGCGGTCCTCGGCGGTCCCGTGCGGGTGCCGACCCTGACCGGATCGGTGGAGATGAAGATCCCGCCCATGACGAATTCGGGCCGCACCTTCCGCCTGCGCGGCAAGGGCCTGCCCACCAAGACCGGGCACGGCGACCTGCTCGTGACGACGGAGATCAGGCTGCCCGAGGTGGTGGACGAGGACCTGATGGATTACGCCCGCAAGCGACGCTCGGAGAAGGCCAAGTAG
- a CDS encoding RT0821/Lpp0805 family surface protein, translating into MTRINARRYRSDAVRSEAIKLLAVGLIALSTGACSFSFGLSALDDEGPKSTGALAAKAVTPLSADLDEEDWRRAKAALAVALDPQGPGTLVSWDNPATSMKGNFTPMGAPFVKNDEICRTFSAHLSGPSSASLNGTACRPSGGEWAIKDVKPIKAQAKV; encoded by the coding sequence GTGACGCGGATCAATGCGCGCCGTTATAGATCAGATGCTGTCCGGAGCGAAGCCATCAAGCTGCTGGCCGTGGGCCTGATCGCCCTGTCCACGGGCGCATGCAGCTTCTCCTTCGGTCTGTCCGCCCTGGACGACGAGGGGCCCAAATCCACCGGCGCCCTCGCGGCCAAGGCGGTCACTCCCCTGTCGGCCGATCTCGACGAGGAGGATTGGCGCCGGGCCAAGGCGGCCCTGGCGGTCGCTCTCGATCCGCAGGGGCCGGGCACGCTGGTGTCCTGGGACAACCCCGCCACCAGCATGAAGGGCAATTTCACCCCGATGGGCGCGCCCTTCGTGAAGAACGACGAGATCTGCCGCACCTTCTCGGCCCATCTGAGCGGTCCGTCCTCCGCCTCCCTGAACGGAACGGCCTGCCGGCCTTCGGGCGGCGAATGGGCGATCAAGGACGTCAAGCCGATCAAGGCCCAGGCCAAGGTCTGA
- the pdxH gene encoding pyridoxamine 5'-phosphate oxidase, giving the protein MNPLITGDFTESEEPFALFKAWMAEAEASEPNDPNAMALATVDETGLPNVRMVLLKSFDADGFVFYTNTESNKGQELLGQRKAALVLHWKSLRRQVRARGPVTLVSDEEADAYFQSRPRDSRIGAWASQQSRPLESRFALEKAVALNTAKYAIGEVPRPPHWTGFRIAPVSIEFWQDKPFRLHDRVVFTRHGDGWRKVRLYP; this is encoded by the coding sequence TTGAACCCGTTAATAACCGGTGACTTCACTGAATCCGAAGAGCCCTTCGCGCTCTTCAAGGCCTGGATGGCGGAAGCCGAGGCTTCGGAGCCGAACGATCCCAACGCCATGGCGCTGGCGACCGTCGACGAGACCGGGCTGCCGAATGTTCGCATGGTGCTCCTCAAGAGCTTCGACGCCGACGGCTTCGTGTTCTACACCAACACGGAATCGAACAAGGGTCAGGAGCTCCTGGGCCAGAGGAAGGCGGCGCTCGTCTTGCACTGGAAGAGCCTGCGCCGCCAAGTGCGGGCCCGCGGCCCGGTGACCCTGGTGAGCGACGAGGAGGCCGACGCGTATTTCCAGAGCCGCCCGCGCGACAGTCGCATCGGCGCCTGGGCGAGCCAGCAGTCGCGCCCGCTGGAGAGCCGCTTCGCCCTCGAGAAGGCGGTGGCGCTCAACACGGCCAAATACGCCATCGGCGAGGTGCCCCGCCCGCCCCACTGGACAGGCTTCCGCATCGCGCCGGTGTCGATCGAGTTCTGGCAGGACAAGCCGTTCCGGCTCCACGACCGGGTCGTCTTCACCCGCCACGGCGACGGGTGGCGCAAGGTGCGCCTGTATCCCTGA
- a CDS encoding SDR family NAD(P)-dependent oxidoreductase — MLLTGASRGIGHATVKRFSAAGWRVITCSRHGFPENCPWEMGPEDHLQVDLADAQDTRRAIAEVKERLAAEGGCLHALVNNAGISPKGEGGSRLGTLDTRYEDWLRVFQVNFFASIMLARGLQDELTKAKGSVVNVTSIAGSRVHPFAGAAYATSKAALAALTREMAADFGPLGVRVNAISPGEIDTAILSPGTEKIVEQLPMRRLGTPDEVAKAIYFLCTEASSYVNGAELHINGGQHV; from the coding sequence ATGCTGCTCACCGGCGCCAGCCGCGGCATCGGGCATGCCACCGTCAAGCGCTTCTCCGCGGCCGGGTGGCGGGTCATCACCTGCTCGCGGCACGGCTTTCCGGAAAACTGCCCGTGGGAGATGGGGCCGGAGGACCACCTCCAGGTCGACCTGGCCGACGCCCAGGACACCCGCCGGGCCATCGCGGAGGTCAAGGAGCGGCTCGCCGCCGAGGGCGGGTGCCTGCATGCGCTGGTCAACAACGCCGGCATTTCCCCCAAGGGCGAAGGCGGATCCCGGCTCGGCACCCTCGACACCCGCTACGAGGACTGGCTGCGCGTCTTCCAGGTCAATTTCTTCGCCTCGATCATGCTGGCCCGCGGCCTGCAGGACGAACTCACCAAGGCCAAGGGCTCGGTGGTCAACGTGACCTCCATCGCGGGCTCCCGGGTGCATCCGTTCGCGGGCGCGGCCTACGCGACGTCCAAGGCGGCGCTCGCGGCGCTGACCCGCGAGATGGCGGCCGATTTCGGCCCCCTGGGCGTGCGCGTCAACGCCATCTCGCCCGGCGAGATCGACACCGCGATTCTTTCGCCCGGGACGGAGAAGATCGTCGAGCAGCTGCCGATGCGGCGCCTGGGAACGCCCGACGAGGTGGCCAAGGCGATCTATTTCCTCTGCACGGAGGCGAGCTCCTACGTGAACGGCGCGGAGCTCCACATCAACGGCGGCCAGCACGTCTAG
- a CDS encoding citrate synthase translates to MSIGLDDVVAAETVLSHVDGQAGRLIIGGYDLEELAGRVSFEDVVAMLWTGLVPDIAADPRALLGRARARAWGHLALLAPRLAGLTPIEGMRLLLSGLPDAEEGHPALAVGAAGVAAAMAVRGAQGLAPVEPDASAPHAADILRMMRDAPGAPDEAQALDTYLVTVIDHGLNASTFTARVVASTQAGILSAVVAGLCALKGPLHGGAPGPVLDMLDAIGSLENADAWLDDAMARGERLMGFGHRIYRVRDPRADVLKGAVGRLKGRHNRIAFAEAVEAAALRALERRKPGRRLDTNVEFYTAVLLDALGVPREGFTPLFAAGRTAGWVAHAIEQSRTGRIIRPQSRYVGTWPAQAA, encoded by the coding sequence ATGAGTATCGGACTTGACGACGTGGTGGCGGCCGAGACCGTTCTCAGCCATGTGGATGGCCAGGCGGGCCGTCTGATCATAGGCGGATACGATCTGGAGGAACTGGCCGGTCGCGTGTCCTTCGAGGATGTGGTCGCCATGCTCTGGACCGGACTGGTGCCGGACATCGCCGCCGATCCCCGGGCGCTGCTCGGCCGGGCGCGGGCACGGGCCTGGGGTCATCTGGCGCTGCTGGCTCCCCGGCTGGCCGGTCTCACGCCCATCGAGGGCATGCGGCTGCTCCTGTCGGGCCTGCCCGACGCGGAGGAGGGCCATCCAGCCCTGGCGGTCGGTGCGGCGGGCGTCGCGGCGGCCATGGCCGTGCGGGGTGCGCAGGGCCTTGCGCCGGTGGAGCCGGATGCGTCCGCCCCTCATGCGGCCGACATCCTGCGCATGATGCGCGACGCGCCAGGAGCGCCCGACGAGGCGCAGGCCCTCGACACCTATCTCGTGACGGTGATCGACCACGGGCTCAACGCCTCGACCTTCACGGCCCGGGTGGTGGCCTCGACGCAGGCCGGCATTCTGTCCGCCGTCGTGGCCGGGCTGTGCGCCCTCAAGGGGCCCCTGCATGGCGGGGCACCCGGTCCGGTGCTCGACATGCTCGACGCCATCGGGTCGCTCGAGAACGCGGATGCTTGGCTCGACGATGCCATGGCCCGAGGCGAGCGTCTCATGGGCTTCGGCCACCGGATCTACCGGGTGCGCGACCCGCGGGCGGATGTGCTCAAAGGCGCCGTCGGTCGGCTGAAGGGCCGGCACAACCGCATCGCCTTCGCGGAGGCCGTGGAGGCCGCGGCCCTCAGAGCCCTTGAGCGCCGCAAGCCCGGACGCCGACTCGACACCAACGTGGAGTTCTACACCGCCGTCCTGCTCGACGCCCTCGGGGTCCCGCGCGAAGGGTTCACGCCGCTCTTCGCCGCCGGGCGTACGGCCGGCTGGGTGGCGCACGCCATCGAGCAGAGCCGCACCGGCCGCATCATCCGGCCGCAGTCGCGCTATGTCGGGACCTGGCCCGCCCAGGCGGCGTGA
- a CDS encoding citrate/2-methylcitrate synthase gives MDTRSLDLASAGEASSRLGISRASLYAYVSRGLIRSFASPHDPRQRLYSVEDVETLAERKVRFRRPAVAAATALDWGLPVLETGITQITDGRLFYRGQDAVALSRTATLEDIARLLIGALDDDAFHHTSRIPMPLGGPVIGLHAFVAQAVRLLAEPALRETRATEVAAILRLVAAAAGGDPGAEPLHAHLARAWGASPQAADTIRRALVLCADHELSSSAFAVRVAASTGASLRHAVIAGLVTLSGPYHGGMTERVRAFLDNPGTTPRPAFGHRLYPDGDPRAKALLENVPLLASDATTLRAIAAGGSTPSVDMALVMMERAYGLPVGAAFTVFAIGRTAGWLAHAIEQRSQAALIRPRARYVAADDSSARIFSP, from the coding sequence ATGGATACCCGCTCCCTCGATCTCGCCTCCGCCGGCGAGGCCTCGTCCCGCCTCGGCATCAGCCGGGCGAGCCTCTATGCCTATGTGAGCCGGGGCCTGATCCGCTCCTTCGCGTCGCCGCATGATCCGCGGCAGCGCCTCTACTCCGTCGAGGACGTGGAAACGCTGGCCGAGCGCAAGGTCCGCTTCCGCCGCCCCGCCGTCGCGGCAGCGACCGCGCTCGACTGGGGGCTGCCGGTTCTGGAGACGGGCATCACGCAGATCACCGACGGACGCCTGTTCTATCGGGGACAGGACGCCGTCGCGCTCTCCCGGACCGCCACCCTCGAGGACATTGCGCGCCTCCTGATCGGCGCGCTGGATGACGATGCCTTTCACCATACGTCCCGGATCCCAATGCCCCTGGGCGGCCCGGTCATCGGCCTCCACGCCTTCGTGGCGCAGGCCGTCCGCCTTCTGGCCGAGCCGGCCCTCAGGGAGACCCGGGCCACGGAGGTCGCGGCGATCCTGCGCCTCGTGGCGGCTGCCGCCGGTGGCGATCCGGGCGCCGAACCCCTGCACGCGCACCTGGCCCGGGCCTGGGGGGCTTCTCCACAGGCCGCCGACACGATCCGGCGCGCCCTCGTGCTGTGCGCCGACCACGAGCTCAGCTCGTCGGCCTTCGCGGTCCGGGTCGCGGCCTCCACGGGCGCGTCCCTGCGCCACGCGGTCATCGCCGGTCTCGTCACCCTGAGCGGCCCGTATCACGGGGGAATGACGGAACGGGTCAGGGCCTTCCTCGACAATCCCGGGACGACACCCCGGCCGGCCTTCGGGCATCGCCTCTATCCGGACGGCGATCCCCGCGCGAAGGCTCTCCTGGAGAACGTGCCGCTGCTCGCCTCGGACGCCACGACCCTCAGGGCCATCGCGGCCGGCGGGAGCACTCCCAGCGTCGATATGGCCCTCGTCATGATGGAGCGCGCCTATGGACTGCCGGTCGGGGCTGCGTTTACGGTCTTCGCCATCGGACGCACGGCCGGGTGGCTCGCCCACGCCATCGAGCAGCGCAGCCAGGCGGCCCTCATCCGGCCGCGGGCCCGCTATGTGGCGGCGGACGATTCCTCGGCCCGGATCTTCTCCCCATGA
- a CDS encoding NUDIX hydrolase has translation MTSDRLYPSRPILAASVAVIRDGRILLAARGKPPSEGLFSLPGGMVETGETLGEAALRELREEVGVEAKLIGLIAPVEFIERDEKGHIKHHVVIAAHAARWVSGEPQTGPEAKEIRWVTERDIADLPMTAGLTGILEQAFQLARQDSTP, from the coding sequence ATGACCTCAGACCGCCTCTACCCGTCCCGCCCGATCCTCGCCGCCTCCGTGGCGGTGATCCGGGACGGGCGCATCCTGCTCGCCGCCCGGGGCAAGCCCCCGAGCGAGGGATTGTTCTCCCTGCCCGGCGGCATGGTCGAGACCGGGGAGACCCTGGGCGAGGCGGCGCTTCGGGAACTTCGCGAGGAGGTCGGGGTTGAGGCCAAGCTTATCGGTCTGATCGCCCCGGTGGAATTCATTGAAAGGGACGAGAAAGGCCATATAAAGCATCACGTCGTCATCGCCGCCCACGCCGCCCGCTGGGTTTCGGGCGAACCTCAGACAGGTCCGGAAGCAAAGGAAATCCGTTGGGTCACGGAACGGGACATCGCCGATCTGCCGATGACGGCAGGGCTCACCGGAATACTGGAACAGGCCTTCCAGCTCGCCCGCCAGGATTCAACGCCATGA
- a CDS encoding TIGR02301 family protein has translation MRRAGLLLVVPALWLAVPQPATAQGFFERLFGLPPRPQPGQPVPPPQYRPVPQSQPQFRPQPQPQQQRRPQPQQSQRPAATQQSAPQQQAEPAPTVEPPAAPYEKELLRLAEIMGSLAMLRPLCSAPDGSEWNRRMQVLLEAEGTTPGRRERLAGAYNKGYQAYALTYRVCTPSAQEASVRFLSEGEQLARNITGRYGG, from the coding sequence ATGAGACGCGCGGGCCTGCTCCTCGTCGTTCCGGCCCTGTGGCTCGCAGTGCCTCAGCCGGCCACGGCCCAGGGCTTCTTCGAGCGGCTGTTCGGCCTGCCGCCGCGGCCGCAGCCGGGCCAGCCCGTTCCGCCGCCGCAGTACCGGCCCGTGCCGCAATCCCAGCCCCAGTTCCGCCCGCAGCCCCAGCCGCAGCAGCAGCGGCGTCCCCAGCCGCAGCAATCGCAGAGGCCGGCCGCCACTCAGCAATCGGCGCCGCAGCAGCAGGCGGAGCCCGCCCCGACGGTCGAGCCGCCGGCCGCCCCCTACGAGAAGGAATTGCTGCGGCTCGCCGAGATCATGGGCTCCCTTGCCATGCTGCGCCCCCTCTGCAGCGCCCCCGACGGTTCGGAATGGAACCGTCGCATGCAGGTCCTGCTCGAGGCGGAAGGCACCACGCCGGGCCGCCGCGAACGCCTGGCCGGGGCCTACAACAAGGGCTACCAGGCCTATGCCCTCACCTACCGGGTCTGCACGCCGTCGGCCCAGGAGGCGTCCGTTCGGTTCCTGAGCGAGGGCGAACAGCTCGCCCGCAACATCACCGGCCGCTACGGCGGGTGA
- a CDS encoding dihydroorotase: protein MPQTFDLILKGGIVVNHDGRVERDIGVRDGRIAAIGDLSQASAAREIECRGLHILPGVIDSQVHFREPGLDHKEDLESGSRAAVMGGVTAVFEMPNTDPQTTTPEALADKVRRGHHRMHCDFAFWVGGTHENAADVPELERLPGAAGIKVFMGSSTGSLLVEDDEGIASILRRTRRRAAFHSEDEAMLRERKGLRVEGDPRSHPVWRSAEVALACTRRLVRISRETGARIHVLHITTAEEMALLKDHKDLVTAEVTPHHLTLVGPEDYERLGTYIQMNPPVRDDLHRAALWQGLDEGVADVLGSDHAPHTREEKDKSYPNTPSGMTGVQTLVPIMLDHVNASRLTLERFVDLTSAGPKRLFGIANKGRIAVGYDADFTIVDLKRIETITNAWIASKCGWTPYDGKKVTGWPVGTVVRGNVVMWDGSLETPSQGEVVRFEETMGS, encoded by the coding sequence ATGCCCCAGACCTTCGACCTGATCCTCAAAGGCGGCATCGTCGTGAACCACGACGGACGCGTGGAGCGCGACATCGGCGTGCGCGACGGGCGGATCGCCGCCATCGGCGACCTGTCGCAGGCCTCCGCGGCCAGGGAGATCGAATGCAGGGGCCTGCACATCCTGCCCGGCGTGATCGACAGCCAGGTGCATTTCCGCGAGCCCGGCCTCGACCACAAGGAGGATCTCGAATCCGGCTCCCGCGCGGCCGTCATGGGCGGCGTCACGGCGGTGTTCGAGATGCCCAACACGGATCCGCAGACCACGACCCCGGAGGCGCTCGCCGACAAGGTGCGGCGCGGCCATCACCGCATGCATTGCGACTTCGCCTTCTGGGTCGGCGGCACGCACGAGAACGCCGCCGACGTGCCGGAACTCGAGCGCCTGCCGGGCGCCGCCGGCATCAAGGTGTTCATGGGCTCGTCCACCGGGTCGCTTCTCGTCGAGGACGACGAGGGCATCGCCAGCATCCTGCGGCGCACCCGCCGCCGCGCCGCGTTCCATTCCGAGGACGAGGCGATGCTGCGCGAGCGCAAGGGGCTTCGCGTGGAGGGCGACCCGCGCTCGCATCCGGTCTGGCGCTCGGCCGAGGTGGCGCTCGCCTGCACGCGGCGCCTCGTGCGCATCTCGCGCGAGACGGGCGCGCGCATCCACGTGCTGCATATCACGACGGCCGAGGAGATGGCGCTTCTCAAGGACCACAAGGACCTTGTGACCGCGGAGGTCACGCCCCATCACCTGACGCTCGTCGGGCCGGAGGATTACGAGCGCCTCGGCACCTACATCCAGATGAACCCTCCCGTGCGCGACGACTTGCATCGCGCGGCGCTCTGGCAGGGCCTCGACGAGGGCGTCGCGGACGTTCTCGGCTCCGACCACGCGCCGCATACGCGCGAGGAGAAGGACAAGAGCTATCCCAACACGCCGTCCGGCATGACCGGCGTGCAGACCCTCGTGCCGATCATGCTCGACCACGTGAATGCCAGCAGGCTCACGCTCGAGCGCTTCGTCGATCTCACCAGCGCCGGACCCAAGCGCCTCTTCGGCATCGCCAACAAGGGCCGCATCGCGGTGGGCTACGATGCCGATTTCACGATCGTCGATCTCAAGCGCATCGAGACGATCACCAACGCCTGGATCGCCTCCAAGTGCGGCTGGACGCCCTATGACGGCAAGAAGGTGACGGGCTGGCCCGTCGGCACGGTCGTGCGCGGCAATGTGGTGATGTGGGACGGCTCGCTCGAGACGCCCTCGCAGGGCGAGGTGGTGCGGTTCGAGGAGACGATGGGTTCGTGA
- a CDS encoding YgfZ/GcvT domain-containing protein, whose product MPSVHLADRGVVRVSGEDAKSFLDNLITCDLDRVSAHMARLGALLTPQGKILFDFLVFQAPQEIGGAYYLDVLKVHAPDLAKRLGFYKLRAKVAIEDLSDSLAVVAGWDAPKPDEEAGLVVDDPRLPGLGWRAIVAAQDAAEFGRDAAEAYHAHRIALGVPEGGRDFLFGDAFPHEALMDQLQGVDFDKGCYVGQEVVSRMQHRGTARTRIVPALYEGGFAADVGVEVTAGEKALGRTGTGAEGRGLLMIRLDRAADALQAGETIRAGGIPVQLEKPAWIRFPFPGEAGPAP is encoded by the coding sequence ATGCCGTCAGTCCATCTGGCCGACCGGGGCGTGGTAAGGGTTTCGGGCGAGGACGCCAAGAGTTTTCTCGACAACCTCATCACGTGCGATCTGGACCGTGTGTCGGCGCACATGGCCCGCCTCGGCGCCCTGCTGACGCCCCAGGGCAAGATCCTGTTCGATTTTCTCGTGTTCCAGGCCCCGCAGGAGATCGGTGGCGCCTATTACCTCGACGTGCTGAAGGTCCACGCCCCGGATCTCGCCAAGCGGCTCGGGTTCTACAAGCTGCGGGCGAAGGTGGCGATCGAGGACCTGTCCGATTCGCTGGCCGTCGTGGCGGGCTGGGACGCTCCGAAGCCGGACGAGGAGGCGGGCCTCGTGGTCGACGACCCGCGCCTGCCGGGTCTCGGCTGGCGCGCCATCGTGGCGGCCCAGGATGCGGCGGAGTTCGGCCGGGATGCGGCGGAGGCCTATCACGCGCACCGCATCGCGCTCGGCGTCCCCGAGGGCGGCCGCGACTTCCTGTTCGGCGATGCCTTCCCGCACGAGGCCCTGATGGACCAGCTCCAGGGGGTGGATTTCGACAAGGGCTGCTATGTGGGCCAGGAGGTCGTCTCGCGCATGCAGCACCGGGGCACGGCCCGGACCAGGATCGTGCCGGCCCTCTACGAAGGCGGCTTCGCGGCGGATGTGGGCGTCGAGGTCACGGCCGGGGAGAAAGCCCTCGGCCGAACCGGGACCGGCGCCGAGGGCCGCGGCCTTCTGATGATCCGCCTCGACCGGGCGGCCGACGCGCTGCAAGCGGGCGAAACCATCCGGGCCGGCGGCATCCCGGTGCAGCTCGAGAAACCGGCCTGGATCCGCTTTCCCTTCCCGGGCGAAGCCGGCCCTGCGCCTTAA